One Actinomadura viridis genomic region harbors:
- the trxA gene encoding thioredoxin, which produces MATVTLTVDTFDDVAQGDGIVLVDFWADWCGPCRRFAPVFEKAAGKHPDIVFGKVDTEAEPELSERFGISSIPTLMAIRDGVIVFAEPGALPDAVLENVIEQVRGLDMEDVRRRLKS; this is translated from the coding sequence ATGGCGACGGTCACACTGACCGTGGACACCTTCGACGACGTCGCGCAGGGTGACGGGATCGTGCTGGTGGACTTCTGGGCGGACTGGTGCGGACCGTGCCGCCGGTTCGCCCCGGTGTTCGAGAAGGCCGCCGGCAAGCACCCCGACATCGTCTTCGGCAAGGTCGACACCGAGGCCGAGCCGGAGCTGTCGGAGCGCTTCGGGATCTCCTCGATCCCGACGCTCATGGCGATCCGGGACGGCGTGATCGTGTTCGCCGAGCCGGGAGCGCTTCCGGACGCGGTGCTGGAGAACGTGATCGAGCAGGTACGGGGTCTCGACATGGAAGACGTGCGGCGCCGCCTCAAGTCCTGA
- a CDS encoding TetR/AcrR family transcriptional regulator: protein MASDDAPPSARRTELLERAYRYALAHGLAELSLRPLAAAIGSSPRVLLYLFGSKDGLVRALLARARADEFALLDRLREPAGGRPLGLDVAAGRIWSWLAAPEHRPLLTLWVEGYGRSLLDAEGPWGGFASAGVDDWLAVLATAQPPEERDAPLGACHRTLVLAVLRGGLLDLLATGDEERVTAAVRTQIAALRAQTEAAPAGRADQRGG, encoded by the coding sequence ATGGCCAGCGATGACGCGCCCCCCTCGGCACGGCGGACGGAACTCCTCGAACGCGCCTACCGGTACGCGCTCGCCCACGGTCTCGCCGAGTTGTCGCTACGGCCGCTGGCGGCGGCGATCGGGTCCAGCCCGCGGGTGCTGCTCTACCTGTTCGGCAGCAAGGACGGGCTCGTACGGGCGCTGCTGGCCCGGGCCAGGGCCGACGAGTTCGCGCTGCTCGACCGGCTCCGCGAGCCGGCGGGCGGGAGGCCGCTCGGGCTGGACGTTGCGGCCGGGCGGATCTGGAGCTGGCTGGCGGCGCCGGAGCACCGCCCGCTGCTGACGTTGTGGGTCGAGGGCTACGGCCGCTCGCTGCTCGACGCCGAGGGGCCCTGGGGCGGGTTCGCCTCGGCCGGCGTGGACGACTGGCTGGCCGTGCTGGCCACGGCCCAGCCGCCCGAGGAACGCGACGCCCCGCTCGGGGCCTGCCACCGGACCCTGGTCCTGGCGGTCCTCCGGGGAGGGCTACTGGACCTGCTGGCCACCGGCGACGAGGAACGCGTCACCGCGGCCGTGCGCACGCAGATCGCCGCGCTCCGGGCACAGACGGAAGCCGCCCCGGCGGGTCGCGCCGATCAGCGGGGCGGCTGA
- a CDS encoding GNAT family N-acetyltransferase: MSATGTARTADAARVTVRPMDRPGDLGWVLQAHGEVYADQFGWNRSFEALVARILADHAAGRSPGREAAWIAEVDGRRAGSVCCVADGEDREAARLRLLLVLPSARGLGIGTRLVGECLRFAKDAGYRRITLWTTDVLLSARRIYQAAGFELVDEEPHSGFGPDLMGQTWRRDL, translated from the coding sequence ATGAGCGCGACGGGCACGGCACGTACGGCGGACGCGGCGCGCGTGACGGTGCGGCCGATGGACCGGCCCGGAGACCTGGGCTGGGTGCTGCAGGCCCACGGCGAGGTCTACGCGGACCAGTTCGGCTGGAACCGGAGCTTCGAGGCCCTGGTCGCGCGGATCCTCGCCGACCACGCCGCCGGGCGGAGCCCCGGCCGGGAGGCCGCCTGGATCGCCGAGGTCGACGGCCGGCGCGCCGGAAGCGTCTGCTGCGTTGCCGACGGCGAGGACCGGGAGGCCGCCAGGCTGCGGCTCCTGCTCGTCCTCCCCTCCGCCCGGGGTCTCGGCATCGGAACGAGACTGGTCGGGGAGTGCCTGCGTTTCGCGAAGGACGCCGGATACCGGCGGATCACGCTGTGGACCACCGACGTGCTCCTGTCCGCCCGCCGTATCTACCAGGCCGCGGGCTTCGAGCTCGTCGACGAGGAGCCGCACAGCGGCTTCGGGCCGGATCTCATGGGGCAGACCTGGCGACGGGACCTGTGA
- a CDS encoding putative RNA methyltransferase, whose translation MLADVVEHLTCPICGEGLALETRALRCPAGHAFDIARQGYANLLPGDARAGTADTAEMVRARESFLGAGHFDLLTRTLGERVAEGLARTGGGGGEAKAVLDAGAGTGHYLRAVLDRSPAAVGVALDISKHAARRAGRAHPRIGAIVADLWRPLPVRDATVDAIVNVFAPRNAPEFHRVLKAGGVLYTVTPSARHLGPLVGTLGLLTVDEQKSERMDAALAGHFVLESREGVETEVPLSRDDAATLVGMGPSAHHVTQEDLHKRLADLPAPIPVPLSFVISVFRGLP comes from the coding sequence ATGCTGGCCGACGTCGTCGAACACCTCACCTGTCCTATCTGCGGAGAGGGCCTCGCGCTCGAGACGAGAGCACTGCGCTGCCCTGCCGGGCACGCGTTCGACATCGCCCGCCAGGGGTACGCGAACCTGCTGCCGGGCGACGCCAGGGCCGGGACGGCGGACACGGCAGAGATGGTCCGCGCGAGGGAGAGTTTCCTAGGGGCCGGGCACTTCGACCTTCTGACGCGAACGCTCGGCGAACGCGTGGCGGAGGGGCTCGCCCGCACCGGGGGCGGCGGGGGAGAGGCGAAGGCCGTCCTGGACGCCGGGGCCGGGACAGGGCACTACCTCCGGGCGGTGCTCGACCGTTCACCGGCCGCGGTGGGCGTCGCTCTGGACATCTCCAAGCACGCCGCCCGGCGGGCCGGGCGGGCGCATCCCCGTATCGGCGCGATCGTCGCCGACCTGTGGCGCCCCCTTCCCGTACGCGACGCCACCGTCGACGCGATCGTCAACGTGTTCGCCCCCAGGAACGCCCCCGAGTTCCACCGCGTGCTGAAAGCGGGCGGTGTCCTCTACACGGTGACCCCTTCGGCCCGCCATCTCGGCCCCCTGGTGGGCACACTCGGCCTGCTGACGGTGGACGAGCAGAAGAGCGAACGCATGGACGCCGCACTCGCCGGCCACTTCGTCCTGGAGTCACGCGAAGGGGTGGAGACGGAGGTGCCGCTGAGCCGTGACGATGCCGCCACCCTGGTGGGGATGGGCCCCAGCGCCCATCACGTAACGCAGGAGGACCTGCACAAGCGTCTCGCTGATCTGCCCGCGCCGATCCCCGTACCGCTGTCCTTCGTTATCTCGGTCTTTCGCGGCCTTCCGTAG
- a CDS encoding erythromycin esterase family protein, whose amino-acid sequence MLSSRPSAPGRRRRLVVWLVLLCDAGLLLVSPQARADSNRSGVVRALDESAHPLRSTAPAGGFRDLRPLGRMIKGAEVVGLGEATHNSHEFFTMKHRVFRYLVKKKGFRTFALEVGWGSGLRLNDYVLHGKGDLRRIMREEFRDDYILWNSREYLALLRWMRAYNQRHRDKLHFIGDDSVYPHRLLFQDVFGYVRQQRPALLPRFVRLYDGLRPATKDLGAWRAAYLKRPRKERLRLAAQADQALRLLRTLRKGVNPRKYRLVEQNARVLAQVARLNSWNPGDPEQLPRALQYRDRSMARNVDWWRGYTGERILLSAHNGHIGYQSGNVRLYPKPQGAFLRDRLGRRYVNVGFTFYRGSFNAHDLKDPRQRLRKFTLGPPPAGHPERVLDRVHFRDFFVDLRTVPRPARGWLDVERPIRSIGAAYPVADDRTRLRRTYDVLIHLHRIQATRLLPPARGEVLGRTQGRGPSGLLGLRREGAAGRGGKPYAAKGE is encoded by the coding sequence ATGTTGTCGTCTCGTCCATCGGCCCCTGGGCGGCGTCGCCGGCTGGTCGTCTGGCTCGTGCTGCTCTGCGACGCGGGACTGCTGCTCGTGTCCCCGCAGGCTCGAGCGGACTCGAACCGGAGCGGCGTCGTCCGGGCACTGGACGAGAGCGCTCATCCGCTCCGTTCCACGGCGCCCGCCGGCGGTTTCCGGGACCTGCGGCCGCTGGGACGCATGATCAAGGGTGCCGAGGTCGTCGGGCTCGGCGAAGCCACGCACAACTCGCACGAGTTCTTCACCATGAAGCACCGGGTCTTTCGCTACCTGGTGAAGAAGAAGGGCTTTCGTACCTTCGCGCTGGAAGTCGGATGGGGCTCCGGGCTCCGCCTCAACGACTACGTCCTCCACGGCAAGGGCGATCTGCGGCGTATCATGCGCGAGGAGTTCCGGGACGACTACATCCTCTGGAACAGCCGCGAGTACCTCGCGCTGCTCCGGTGGATGCGTGCCTACAACCAGCGGCATCGTGACAAGCTCCATTTCATCGGCGATGACAGCGTGTATCCGCACCGGCTGCTCTTCCAGGACGTGTTCGGATACGTGCGGCAGCAACGGCCCGCGCTGCTCCCGCGTTTCGTCCGGTTGTACGACGGCCTGCGGCCCGCCACCAAGGACCTCGGGGCCTGGCGGGCGGCCTACCTGAAGCGTCCGCGGAAGGAACGGCTGCGCCTCGCCGCCCAAGCCGACCAGGCCCTCAGGCTGCTGCGCACGCTGCGAAAGGGCGTGAACCCCAGGAAGTATCGGTTGGTGGAACAGAACGCCAGGGTGCTCGCCCAGGTCGCCCGCCTCAACTCGTGGAATCCCGGCGATCCGGAACAGCTGCCCCGGGCGCTGCAGTACCGGGATCGTTCGATGGCGAGGAATGTGGACTGGTGGCGCGGCTACACCGGGGAACGGATCCTGCTGTCGGCGCACAACGGGCACATCGGCTACCAGAGCGGAAACGTCCGGCTCTATCCCAAGCCCCAGGGGGCCTTCCTCCGGGATCGGCTCGGCCGCCGCTATGTCAACGTGGGCTTCACCTTCTACCGGGGCTCGTTCAACGCCCATGACCTGAAAGACCCGCGGCAGCGGCTGCGGAAGTTCACCCTGGGGCCGCCTCCGGCCGGACACCCCGAGCGCGTGCTCGATCGCGTGCACTTCCGTGACTTCTTCGTCGACCTGAGAACCGTGCCCCGGCCCGCCCGCGGATGGCTGGACGTGGAACGTCCGATCCGGAGCATCGGCGCGGCCTATCCGGTGGCCGACGACAGGACCCGGCTGCGGCGGACCTACGACGTCCTGATCCACCTGCACCGGATTCAGGCGACGCGGCTGCTGCCTCCCGCACGGGGCGAGGTGCTGGGCCGGACGCAGGGCCGCGGTCCGAGCGGGCTGCTCGGGCTTCGGCGGGAAGGAGCGGCCGGGCGCGGAGGGAAGCCGTACGCCGCGAAGGGGGAGTAG
- a CDS encoding alpha/beta fold hydrolase, giving the protein MTTAHGAGRPTRVADLTAGSVEYRLERHGPGTVVMLHGGHMRAGLPLGEEVFAKAGFSVLALSRPGYGRTPVTTGTSPDGFADVIAELCGRLSIAEVAAVVGQSAGGPTAIALAARHPGLVRRLILESAVGFLPWPGRRTRLAGNLLFAPRTEAATWALTHALMRRAPQAGLRLLLRDLTARPVGPVLAGLDETHRAALLELFTRMRSGSGFRTDLRHMKAAGPGRDGGDERARRAAQVTQPTLIIASPDDGAVAYAQAEALAGTIPGARLVTSRAESHMIWFSEDYPAIAADIAAFLTTEGTASP; this is encoded by the coding sequence ATGACCACGGCGCATGGGGCCGGACGGCCGACCCGGGTGGCCGACCTGACGGCGGGCAGCGTGGAGTACCGGCTGGAGCGGCACGGTCCGGGCACCGTGGTGATGCTCCACGGCGGGCACATGCGGGCCGGCCTTCCCTTGGGCGAGGAGGTGTTCGCCAAGGCCGGGTTCTCGGTCCTGGCGCTCTCCCGGCCGGGCTACGGCCGTACCCCGGTGACGACCGGGACCTCCCCCGACGGTTTCGCCGACGTGATCGCCGAACTGTGCGGGCGGCTCTCGATCGCGGAGGTCGCCGCGGTGGTCGGCCAGTCGGCCGGCGGGCCGACCGCGATCGCGCTGGCCGCCCGCCACCCCGGGCTGGTACGGCGCCTCATCCTGGAGAGCGCGGTCGGCTTCCTGCCCTGGCCCGGCCGCCGTACGCGGCTGGCCGGCAACCTGCTCTTCGCGCCGCGCACGGAAGCGGCCACCTGGGCCCTGACCCACGCCCTGATGCGCCGCGCGCCCCAGGCTGGCCTGCGGCTACTGCTGCGCGACCTGACCGCTCGTCCCGTCGGCCCGGTCCTGGCCGGTCTGGACGAGACGCATCGGGCCGCACTGCTCGAACTGTTCACCCGCATGCGTTCGGGCTCCGGTTTCCGGACCGACCTGCGTCACATGAAGGCGGCCGGGCCGGGACGGGACGGCGGGGACGAGCGGGCACGGCGGGCCGCCCAGGTCACCCAGCCCACACTGATCATCGCCTCGCCCGACGACGGCGCCGTCGCGTACGCCCAGGCCGAGGCCCTCGCGGGCACCATTCCCGGGGCACGCCTCGTCACCAGCCGCGCGGAAAGCCACATGATCTGGTTCTCCGAGGACTACCCCGCCATCGCGGCCGACATCGCCGCCTTCCTGACCACCGAGGGCACAGCATCTCCCTGA
- a CDS encoding GbsR/MarR family transcriptional regulator — MALILVQGGLQKATARVLAAFLFADTDSVTAPELAEWLAISSGSVSGAIKMLSTVGLIERAPAPGSRREHYRLREGAWATLMSTQNGMVRTLFKAADEGIEAAGPDTPAARRLAEMRDFYGFMFRELPALIDRWKAERHADPRPGGQ; from the coding sequence ATGGCACTGATCCTGGTCCAGGGCGGCCTGCAGAAGGCGACGGCACGCGTGCTGGCGGCGTTCCTGTTCGCCGACACCGACAGCGTCACCGCCCCCGAGCTGGCCGAGTGGCTGGCCATCAGCTCCGGGTCGGTGTCGGGCGCGATCAAGATGCTCTCCACCGTCGGCCTGATCGAGCGCGCCCCCGCGCCGGGCAGCCGCCGCGAGCACTACCGGCTGCGCGAGGGGGCCTGGGCCACACTGATGTCGACGCAGAACGGGATGGTGCGGACCCTCTTCAAGGCCGCCGACGAGGGCATCGAGGCCGCCGGCCCGGACACCCCCGCCGCCCGGCGCCTGGCCGAGATGCGCGACTTCTACGGCTTCATGTTCCGCGAACTGCCCGCCCTGATCGACCGCTGGAAGGCCGAACGGCACGCGGACCCGCGTCCGGGAGGCCAGTGA
- a CDS encoding ABC transporter ATP-binding protein, translated as MTTAIELTGLTKTYGGRRGLAGLTLRVEAGEVFGYLGPNGAGKSTTIRLLLDLIRPTSGTARVLGLDPRADAVGLHRRIGYLAGDFVVDGRQRAGECLAFLADLRGGVPASRITGLADRLELDLTARIRSLSKGNRQKVGLVQAFMHEPELLILDEPTSGLDPLVQQTFLDMVAEAREAGRTVFMSSHIMSEVEAVADRVGIIREGRLVALDTVANLRARSSLQVRITFAAPVRPEPFAALPAVADVTVDPAGTTLACRVEGSPDALVKAAAEHTVTGLSAGAQDLDELFRGFYTGEHGSGPAA; from the coding sequence GTGACGACGGCGATCGAGCTCACCGGGCTCACCAAGACCTATGGCGGCCGGCGCGGCCTGGCCGGACTGACCCTGCGGGTGGAGGCCGGGGAGGTGTTCGGCTATCTGGGCCCCAACGGGGCGGGCAAGTCCACCACCATCCGGTTGCTGCTGGACCTGATCCGCCCGACCTCCGGCACCGCCCGCGTGCTGGGCCTCGATCCGCGCGCCGACGCGGTCGGGCTGCACCGCCGGATCGGCTACCTGGCGGGGGACTTCGTGGTGGACGGGCGGCAGCGGGCCGGTGAGTGCCTGGCCTTCCTCGCCGACCTGCGCGGGGGCGTCCCCGCGTCCCGGATCACCGGGCTGGCCGACCGGCTGGAGCTGGACCTCACCGCCAGGATCAGGAGCCTCTCCAAGGGGAACCGGCAGAAGGTCGGACTGGTCCAGGCGTTCATGCACGAGCCCGAGCTGCTCATCCTGGACGAGCCCACCTCGGGACTGGATCCGCTGGTGCAGCAGACCTTCCTGGACATGGTCGCCGAGGCCCGGGAGGCCGGGCGGACGGTGTTCATGTCCAGCCACATCATGAGCGAGGTCGAGGCGGTCGCCGACCGCGTCGGCATCATCCGGGAGGGCCGCCTGGTCGCGCTCGACACCGTCGCGAACCTGCGCGCCCGTTCCTCCCTCCAGGTGCGCATCACCTTCGCCGCCCCGGTCCGGCCGGAGCCGTTCGCCGCCCTGCCCGCCGTCGCCGACGTGACCGTCGACCCCGCCGGGACCACGCTGGCCTGCCGCGTCGAAGGCAGCCCCGACGCGCTGGTCAAGGCCGCGGCCGAGCACACGGTGACCGGGCTGAGCGCCGGCGCGCAGGATCTGGACGAGCTCTTCCGCGGCTTCTACACGGGCGAGCACGGCTCCGGCCCTGCCGCCTGA
- a CDS encoding ABC transporter permease subunit, translating to MNGSDMTTALAGTSGIARALSGSVFTKTLYDNRRVFTVWALATGLLAMMYASFYPQLSADSVASVPEAMRGFGLDDVSTAAGYLQGAVFGLLVPLLAVFYGAATGARMISADEESGYLDLLLAHPVGRTRLLLGRFAALAAGAAAIAAVVLAAMLAVRGGAGLDGIGAGAFAAQALNVALLAVVFGALATGLGAAAGLGRATVFGVTAGLGVAAYALHGFAPQIGAGWARRLTPFHYYIGGEPLKNGFDAGHVAVLAAAAALLVAAGAWRLSRRDLGR from the coding sequence ATGAACGGCAGCGATATGACCACCGCCCTCGCCGGCACCTCCGGCATCGCCCGCGCCCTGAGCGGCTCGGTCTTCACGAAGACCCTGTACGACAACCGGCGCGTCTTCACCGTCTGGGCCCTGGCCACCGGCCTGCTGGCGATGATGTACGCGAGCTTCTACCCGCAGCTGTCCGCCGACTCCGTCGCCTCGGTGCCCGAGGCGATGCGGGGCTTCGGCCTGGACGACGTCTCCACCGCCGCCGGCTACCTGCAGGGCGCCGTCTTCGGCCTGCTGGTGCCGCTGCTGGCGGTCTTCTACGGGGCCGCCACCGGAGCCCGCATGATCTCCGCGGACGAGGAGAGCGGGTATTTGGACCTGCTGCTGGCCCATCCTGTCGGGCGCACCCGCCTGCTGCTGGGCCGGTTCGCAGCCCTGGCGGCCGGTGCCGCCGCGATCGCGGCCGTCGTGCTGGCGGCGATGCTCGCCGTCCGGGGCGGCGCCGGGCTCGACGGGATCGGCGCCGGGGCCTTCGCCGCCCAGGCCCTGAACGTGGCCCTGCTGGCCGTCGTGTTCGGGGCCCTGGCCACCGGTCTGGGCGCCGCCGCCGGCCTGGGCCGCGCCACCGTCTTCGGTGTCACCGCCGGTCTCGGTGTCGCCGCGTACGCCCTGCACGGCTTCGCTCCTCAGATCGGTGCCGGCTGGGCCCGGCGCCTCACGCCGTTCCACTACTACATCGGCGGTGAACCGCTGAAGAACGGCTTCGACGCCGGTCACGTGGCCGTCCTGGCCGCCGCCGCGGCCCTCCTGGTCGCCGCGGGGGCGTGGAGGCTGAGCCGCCGCGACCTCGGCCGCTGA
- a CDS encoding TetR/AcrR family transcriptional regulator — protein MTTQAVPREPQQDRSRATRGRLLEAAIDCLASNGWAGTTVAVVAERAGVSRGAAQHHFRTREELVTAAVEYGSEVRTAQMREHLSALAGRRPSTLEVLTLLGEMYTSPLFRAALQLWVAAGSDAQLRARVVPLEARVGREAHRLAVEALGADESVSGVRESVQATLDLVRGLGLADLLTDDSARRSRLLRQWAATLDLTLHRAEAP, from the coding sequence ATGACCACGCAGGCAGTCCCCCGCGAGCCCCAGCAGGACCGCAGCCGCGCCACCCGGGGCCGGCTGCTGGAAGCCGCCATCGACTGCCTCGCCTCCAACGGGTGGGCGGGGACGACCGTCGCCGTCGTCGCCGAGCGCGCCGGCGTCTCACGCGGAGCCGCGCAGCACCACTTCCGCACCCGCGAGGAACTGGTGACCGCGGCCGTCGAGTACGGCAGCGAGGTCCGCACCGCGCAGATGCGCGAGCACCTGTCCGCCCTCGCCGGCCGGCGCCCCTCCACGCTGGAGGTCCTGACCCTTCTCGGCGAGATGTACACCAGCCCGCTGTTCCGGGCCGCCCTCCAGCTGTGGGTGGCGGCCGGCTCCGACGCGCAGCTGCGCGCCCGGGTCGTCCCGCTCGAGGCCAGGGTCGGGCGCGAGGCCCACCGTCTCGCGGTGGAGGCCCTGGGCGCCGACGAGAGCGTCTCCGGGGTACGGGAGAGCGTGCAGGCCACCCTCGATCTCGTCCGCGGCCTCGGCCTCGCCGACCTGCTGACCGACGACTCCGCCCGGCGATCCCGCCTCCTCCGGCAGTGGGCCGCCACCCTCGACCTCACCCTCCACCGCGCCGAGGCCCCCTGA
- a CDS encoding acyclic terpene utilization AtuA family protein: protein MTSTPRPLRIGNASGFYGDRFSAVREMLEAGPLDVLTGDYLAELTMLILGRGRMKDPRAGYATTFLRQMEECLGLAAERGTTIVTNAGGLNPGGLAERLRELAGRLGIDVRIAHVEGDDLLPRAGELGLAHPRHGRPLTANAYLGAWGIVECLRAGADIVVTGRVTDASLVAGPAAAHFGWARDDWDALAGATVAGHVLECGAQATGGNFAFFQEVHDVRAPAPAGFPIAEIHADGSSVITKHEGTGGAVTVETVTAQLLYEIGGPAYAGPDVTTRFDTIRLRAEGPDRVGVSGTRGEPPPATTKVCLNHLGGHRNEMTFVLTGLDIEAKAAFARAQLEAALGDDLPEKAEWTLIGGPGPDPATQGEATALLRCAVLDPDPDRVGRAFSGAVVELALAGYPGFTMTSPPGKGGPYGVYTPAFVPNEEIEHVAVLPDGSRRVIGAVPARAAETHEGSSEGSSEGSGEGSGGGPGEGSGPPGAVEPEEGAAPRDPWRDVPHVRVPLGRIAGARSGDKGGDANIGVWARTGEQWRWLAEFLTVERFAALLPETRDLTVTRHALPGLRAVNFVVEGLLQEGVSASTRFDPQGKALGEWLRARLVDVPETLL from the coding sequence ATGACATCGACGCCCCGGCCGTTGAGGATCGGCAATGCCTCGGGGTTCTACGGCGACCGCTTCTCCGCGGTGCGGGAGATGCTCGAGGCCGGCCCGCTGGACGTGCTGACCGGTGACTACCTCGCCGAGCTGACCATGCTGATCCTCGGCCGGGGGAGGATGAAGGATCCGCGCGCCGGGTACGCGACCACCTTCCTGCGGCAGATGGAGGAGTGCCTGGGGCTGGCCGCCGAGCGCGGCACCACGATCGTCACCAACGCGGGCGGGCTCAACCCGGGCGGCCTGGCCGAACGGCTGCGGGAGCTGGCCGGGCGGCTCGGCATCGACGTGCGGATCGCCCATGTCGAGGGTGACGACCTGCTGCCGCGTGCCGGGGAGCTGGGGCTGGCGCACCCGCGCCACGGCCGGCCGCTGACGGCCAACGCCTACCTGGGCGCCTGGGGGATCGTCGAGTGCCTCCGGGCGGGCGCCGACATCGTGGTGACCGGCCGGGTGACCGACGCCTCCCTGGTGGCCGGACCCGCCGCCGCCCATTTCGGCTGGGCCCGGGACGACTGGGACGCCCTGGCCGGCGCGACCGTGGCGGGGCACGTCCTGGAGTGCGGCGCGCAGGCCACCGGCGGCAACTTCGCCTTCTTCCAGGAGGTCCACGACGTCCGGGCGCCGGCCCCGGCGGGCTTCCCCATCGCCGAGATCCACGCGGACGGTTCCAGCGTCATCACCAAGCACGAGGGCACCGGCGGCGCCGTCACCGTGGAGACCGTGACGGCCCAGCTGCTGTACGAGATCGGCGGGCCCGCGTACGCCGGTCCCGACGTGACGACCCGGTTCGACACGATCCGGCTGCGCGCGGAGGGACCTGACCGGGTCGGCGTCAGCGGGACGAGGGGGGAGCCGCCGCCGGCGACCACCAAGGTCTGCCTCAACCACCTCGGCGGGCACCGCAACGAGATGACGTTCGTCCTCACCGGGCTCGACATCGAGGCGAAGGCGGCCTTCGCCCGCGCCCAGCTGGAGGCGGCCCTCGGCGACGACCTTCCGGAGAAGGCCGAGTGGACGCTGATCGGCGGGCCCGGCCCCGACCCGGCGACGCAGGGGGAGGCGACGGCCCTGCTGCGCTGCGCCGTCCTGGACCCCGATCCGGACAGGGTGGGGCGGGCCTTCAGCGGCGCGGTCGTCGAGCTGGCGCTGGCGGGATATCCGGGCTTCACCATGACCTCCCCGCCCGGGAAGGGCGGCCCGTACGGCGTGTACACCCCGGCGTTCGTGCCCAACGAGGAGATCGAGCACGTCGCCGTCCTGCCCGACGGCTCCCGCCGCGTGATCGGCGCCGTGCCCGCGCGGGCCGCCGAGACGCACGAGGGCTCCAGCGAGGGCTCCAGCGAGGGCTCCGGCGAGGGCTCCGGCGGCGGCCCCGGCGAGGGCTCCGGCCCGCCGGGCGCGGTCGAGCCGGAGGAGGGGGCGGCTCCCCGCGACCCGTGGCGGGACGTCCCGCACGTACGGGTCCCGCTCGGCCGGATCGCGGGGGCGCGCAGCGGCGACAAGGGAGGCGACGCCAACATCGGCGTCTGGGCCCGTACCGGGGAGCAGTGGCGCTGGCTCGCGGAGTTCCTCACCGTGGAACGGTTCGCCGCCCTCCTCCCCGAGACCCGCGATCTCACGGTCACCCGCCACGCCCTGCCCGGCCTCCGCGCCGTCAACTTCGTCGTCGAAGGGCTGCTGCAGGAGGGCGTCTCGGCGTCGACCCGGTTCGATCCGCAGGGCAAGGCCCTCGGCGAATGGCTGCGGGCCCGCCTCGTCGACGTGCCGGAGACGCTGCTGTGA